Genomic window (Spirochaetota bacterium):
ATTCTGTATTATCTCAAGACGAATTAGATGCGTTATTACAAGGAACATCTTTAGAAAGCAATAATAGTGATAGTATTAGTAATTCTGAAGAAATTACTTTAAAAAAATTATTTAATGATATAGGTACAGCTAGAGCTGTTGTTCTTAGTAAATTAACTAATTCTGTAGTCACACTAGATCAAGTTAATTTTTTAACAGGTACAAATGTAAAATTAGTAGAAGATTTAACATCAGCTATAGTTGGAAATTCCAGTAGTATTACTGGTAATATTACTGGACCTTGGATACTATTTGCTCCAGAAAGTAGTACTTTAAAAATCACTAATAAAATGTTAAACACTAAATCAACTGAACTGTCAGATGAAATAGTAGAAACTTTTGGAGAAACCATCTCTAATATGTTGAGTGCTGATATTAAAATTTTATCAGACCAATTAAAAACAGCTCTTTCTCCATCTTTAGCTGAAACTCAAAAACATAATAATGGTGCTGATTTTATTCAAACTACTGGTACTTTATATCGTATAGGTATAAATCTAAATATTGATGGAGCTAGCTATCCTTTTTATATTGTTTCTTCTATCAAATTTATAAAAAATATTGCTAAGATTTTAAATCCACAAGTTAATAGTAGCCCTAATGTTCAAGCAGCTTCTACTGGTACGATGAATTCTAATAATTCTACTGTTAATATGATCCCCGCTCAATTTCAACAATTTAACACACCAGGAAATATTGAACCTTTAGATAATTTAGCATTACTATTAGATGTTCCTATGCGTGTTACTGTAGAATTAGGACGCACGCGTATGACTATTAAAGATATTCTCAATTTAGGAGAAGGGTCTATTGTTGAATTAGAAAAACTTGCAGGAGAACCTGTTGATGTACTTGTTAATGACAAACTTATTGCTCTTGGTGAAGTTGTTGTTATTGATGAAAATTTTTCTGTTCGTGTTACTAAAGTTATTACACCTATGGAGCGTATCTTTGATAGAGAGAATCTTCATGGTAAAGGTGGTGTGTAAATTATCACTTACTACTATTTATATTCAAATATATTCAAAAAAAACACCTTTATTTCAAAGGTGTTTTTTTCTAAATGTAATATAATATTGTAGAATATTAATTTTTCTTGTATAATTAAAATCAATACAGATAGAGGATTTATGTTTTTAGAACAAATTAAATTAATTAATTTTCGATCTTTTGAAGAACTTACAATTGATACATTTACCCAAATAAACTGTCTTGTTGGTGAAAATGGTGCAGGGAAAACTAATTTTTTAGAAGGCCTTTATCTCCTATCTTCCAATCGTGGATTTCGTACAGGAGATAGAAAGGAACTCACTAATAGAAACGCTGATGGATTTTTTATTCAAGGAGTTTTTGATGGTGAAATTATCGAAAGAACCGTCTCAGAAAAGAACAAAAAACTCACTATCAGTAAACAAAGTATTCCTTCCAATCAATTAAGAACCCACAATCCTGTGATTGCTTTTTCTCCAAATGATATTTTTCTTGCTACAGGAGCATCAGAAACAAGAAGACGATTTTTTGACGCAGCTATTGCACTTCGTGATGCTGAATATTCTGATTATTTAGCAAAATATGAAAGAGCATTACGACAACGCAATGCTTCTTTAAAAAAAGATCCTAAGAATGCCGATATTTGGAATGAAGCTCTTATTACTAATGGGGCAAAAATTATTAAAAAACGCTTAGATTTTGTAAAATTATTAATTCCAAAAGTTGAAACATTATATCAACAATTTACCAAAGGAACAGCAACTTTAAAATATTTTAACAATTTCAAATTGTCTCAAAATATTGAAGAAGCTCTTCAAAACGCTTTAAAACAAAGTAAATCCGAAGATCTTCGTCGCAAACACACCTCAAAAGGTCCTCATAGAGATGATATTACTTTACTAATCAACAATCTTCCCGCTGCTAAATCAGGTTCTCAAGGTCAAAATCGCACCTTATCTTTTGCTTTAAAAATTGGTGCTGTAGAGATTATTGAAGAGACTTTGGGTAGAAAACCAATTCTTCTCATAGATGATGCTTTACTTGAGGTTGATCCAAAAAGACGACAATATATTTTTGATAAATTCTACCATTCTGGATTGCAATTATTTTTTACAGGAACAACCAAAGAATTTTTTAGTTTCATAAATGTATCAGAACCCATTAATTTTATTGATTTTGATCATTAAGTAGATCTATAATCAACGGAACACTATAAAAAGAACCTGAAAACACTTTTTTATTGTTTTCTTCTAAAATAATATCTTTTATATTTTCTACATATTCTGATTGAATATCATTTTTTAACAGATCGTACAACCCTTTTCCATTAGATATTTTTACTACATTACTTTCAAAATCAAAAAAAACTACTTTAAGAAATAAATGTTTGTAATTTTTTAACACTTCTGCAATATCAGCTAGCTCCTTTCCTTGTAAAATAGTAATATAAAATACTATATTTTTCCAGTTCATTCTACTTAGAGATATCATCAAATTATCAAAAGATACACCATTATGAGAAGTATCAATAATCACATCATCTCGTACCAAATCCATACGATAAGGTATTTTTTGTTGAGAAACATAATGCACAATATCCTCAGAAAATTCTGGAAAACAATAATAAATACCTGCTATTGCTAATACAAAATTCACTATATGAGCTTCACCAATACGATTTAAGATAATATTTTTAATAATAATATCTCTATTGTGTATAGTAATTTTTACATCAAATTGACTAGTCCCTTGATCTTTATAAATAATATTTGTAATAGTAACAATATTATCAATAAAATAAACTTTTCCTTGGGATTTCAAAATTTTTTTTACAACAGGAGTTTGATTTACACTCAAAGCGATGATATCCTTTTTGATAATTCCGGCTTTATCGTAAGCTATTTCTTCTATTGTATTCCCTAAAAAATCTTTATGTTCTATAGAAATATGCCCTAACAAAGAAACTTCAGGACGACAAAAATTAGTAGGATCAAAGCGTCCTCCAACCCCTACCTCCAATACAGCGTATTCACATCCTTGATCTAAAAAATAAACAAGAGCTAAAAACAAACAAATCTCAAAAAAATGCAGATCATTATTTTTAAATAGTTCATTGAATTTATTCATAAGATTTAATAATGCGTCTTCTGAAATCATTCCTTGATCAGTAATAAAACGTTCTCTAATATCAAAAATATGTGGTGAAATAAAAAGCCCTGTTTTGAATCCAGCTCTTTTCAATAATTCAAAAGAACTACACGCTAAAGAACCTTTGCCTTTTGATCCTGTTATATGAATATATTTTAACAAATCAGGATTATACCCTTGTTCTTTTAATAAATTATAAATGCGTGTAGGATAAGTATCTTTAGGAAAACGCTTTGTTGATGCATAAGACATTAAAATATTAGTAAGATTATTCATAACATACTCTCTCTATTGTTGTTATCTTAACATTAATAGTCTTTCATAAGTCATAGTAGGATCTGATTTTTTAACACGAGAAGCCCAAATAGCAAAATCAGCTCTAGGAATACTACTATCCTTTCCCACAAAATTAGTCCAACGAAAACTATTAATAAAATCTATAAATAATTGTTCCCAAAGCAAATAATTCTTTGACAATTTATTCATATCCTCTGTATGGGATAGAATACCCATATCTTTCATAAAGTTAAGAATATGTCTATCCAAAATCACCAAATTATCGCTAACACCTATATTTCTAAGAAAATGCGTTGCTTCTTTGTAATTCATTCCTTTTACATTTTTTACTATATAGTTACGCTTATCACTTGCATTTTGCTCTTTCATCATTAATACCACATGTTTCATCCCTTCTTGCTGCCATAACAACAATCGTGCTGATTTTTGATTATGAAATCGAATATAGGGTGGTTTTCTCAAATAAAATGTTAATTCTTCTAAGTTAGCATGATAAAAAAAATCATCTTTAAATAATTCTTGATATGTATAATCTGCTGAATCTGACTTGGTTGCTGGGGTTAAAAAACAATAGACAGCTTGTTCAAATATTTCTTTGGGATTATGATTGGATTCTGATTGAATTTCTCCTTGTCTAGAGTTGTCATATTCTTTATAAAAATATTTCAAATCATCATAATAATCCAAATCCTGTATACAAAATTGCTTCATTTATCCTCTAAAAAACCCTATCATATTTAGACAGGGTTTTTAATATTATATATTTTTTTCTCTAAAGAATCTATTATTATCTTAGCAATAACACTACTACCATTTTGGAAAAAATCTAAGTTTGTTAATCTTGCTTTTATATTAGTAAGTTTTTGAGGATTATTCATTATTTGTTCTACTTTTTTAGGTAATAGCCATATATACATACAAGATAAGACCACTTGCTTTTCTATAAAGAAATTAGCAGTTTTTCTTTCAGCAGAATTAGCAGAGAAAACAATTAATACAGGTAAATGCATTTTCAAACATTCCACAACAGTAGCTGGACCACTTTTGCCAATAAAAAGATCACTCATTTGTATAAAAGGTACCATACTATCTGCAAAACCAATTATCAAAAATTGAACAGAGGATTTTTTTTCTATTGTTTTTTGTTGTAATTTTAATAATTTTTTGTATAATTTGTGATTTTTACCACAAATAGCAATAATATTAAGAGGACTATTTATTTTTAGTAAAGCTCGTATACTTGGATACATTTTACCTATACCTTGTCCACCATCACTCATTAAAATAGTAAATACATCTTGCCTAAGATTATATTGCTTGCGTAATTCTTTAGGATCTTTTTTGTCTATAATATAGAATTCTTTACGCAATGCTTGAGGCACAATCGTTATAGTTGATTCTTTGTGTCCTAATTTAATCGCTATTTTTTTAGCAATTTCTGAACATACTAAAAAAATTTCACCCCTTCTATCCCATTGAGGAAATGTTTCGAAAGTATCTGGATTTAAAGTTATTATAGGATAATTCATTGAAAATTTTTTGCGAGCATCTAAAGCTATACCTTGTGTGAAAAAATGAGTTGTGAAAACAATATCAGGATTTAAATTATGCATATAATTGATAGAATTACGATGTACCCTCATATGTATTATTTTTATATAATATGGAGCAAGAAAATATAGTATTTTACTTATAATAATACAAAACTGTACGATTTTTGGATTTCTAAGTAAAATATTCCAAGAATTCTCAATATATCTATTAAATTTTGTTTCTCCTACATCTTCAAAAAAATCACTACAAGTAATTTTAAATTGATTTGGGTATAACTCTTCAATACATTGAGCAATAGCTAAAGCAGGAATGATATGACCTGAGCCTGTATTTGTATAAGAAATAAAAATATGTGGTTTTTTCATATAGGAATACCTGTTTTCATAATGAATAAATTATAATATATATACTATAATTATTCAATCCTAAATTTGATTTTCTTTTTGGAATACATAAATACAAAAACTCTATATTGATTATAGAAGAAAAATAGTGTATAATATTTAAAGTATACAGGGTGACTAATAGTAAAAAATTATCACTATACTAGCAATTCCTTATACAACAGAAATTCAAACATCATCAACTAGGTGGCTAGACTAACTATGAAAATATTATATTTGATCTTAATGATTAGAAAAATTATTTATATGGTACTATAAGTTTTGGATAAGTTCGTTAATTTAAAATTGGAGAATATTTGTGTATAAAATTTTATCTATAATTATTTCTCTTAGCATAGTATTCACTCCTATACATGCAAATTATATTAATACGAGAGATATTACTGTAGAATCTTTAAAAATTCAACGATTACTTGGTAAATTAGATACTTTTAAAATTATTTCTAAACAACAAAGTACTTCATCAGATACTAGTACTCAACTAGCAATGCTTTCTATGATTACTTCAGGGTTGATGCTCACAGCAAGCTCTTCATATTATAGAGTGCCGTACAGAACTTCTTATAATCATTATTCTCATAGACGACAAAGAAATAGAGTTGGAGTAAGCATAGGGACTACTATGGCTACAGCAGGTCTCATAGGAATGATTGCAGCGTCAGCAAGTGATAATGTGAAGAATCAAGCGGTTGAACAACAAGTTGCCGAACAAGAAAAAATACAAAAAGAAATTAATACTATTATCAGCAATCTCGTTAGTACAGACACTGACTACCTTACAGAAGAACTTACTCTTAATAATACTTTATCAAAGTCTGTAGATAAAAATATTAAAGATATTAATAGAAGAATTGAAAATGATATTTTTTTATTAAAAAATAAAGTACAACAAAAAGAAGATGATTTTATTAAATTAAGTAATGATATTATAGTGTATATTGAAAAATTAAATAGTAATACTATCAAAATGAGAGAACAAAATATTAAAAAAATAGCAAATAGTAACACTAGTAAAATAGTAATTAAAGAGTTGAAAAAATTAAACAAAGAAATTAAAAAAATAACTACTAAAAAAGAAAAACAATTATATTCTCAATTAAAAGAAGAAAAGAAAAAATTCGAAAAAACATTTCCTAATTATCAAGAAGAAATAGTAACACAAATAAATTTATTAGAAAAAAATAAAAACACGAATATACTGATAGAAGTAGAAAATGCAGAAAAAAAAACATACGATCTTTTTCAAAAATACATAACTATGTATATTAAAAAATTATCTATATATTAAGAGGTTCATATGACTTATCCTTTACTCGCTTTTTTAACTTTAACATTTTCATCTGCTATTACCCCTGGTCCTAACAATATTATGAGTATGACAATGGGACAAAAATATGGATTTAAAAAGAGTTTTATATTTATTTTTGGAGCTATATTAGGGCATATTATACTTTTATTTCTTTTAGGGTATCTTAATAAAGTTTTATTTACTATTATTCCCGCTATTCAAAACATTATGAGTATCTTCGGTACTATATATCTTATTTATTTAGCATGGATCATTTATAATAGTAAAGGAATTGATACAAAATCTACTCAAGAAAATGTTTTAATAAACAAGAAAATATTTATTAGTGCATTTTTTTTTCAATTTATCAATCCAAAAGCTATTTTATTTAGCATTACAATTTTTTCTACCTATGCTTTTCCTTATTTTAATGATATGTATCGAATATCATTAATGGTTTTAGTGATGGCTTTCGCAATGCTTCTATCTTTATTTGTTTGGTCTGCTTTTGGATCTTTACTTCATGAATATATGCTCAAATATAGAAAATCATTTAACACTATTATGGCATCTTTATTACTTTATTGCGCTCTTTCTATTGCTAAAAATATTCCTTTTATTCAACAGTTACTATCAGTATAAAACAGTGCTCATACAATAAAATATCCACAAAAAAACCCTCCAAATTATATGGAGGGTTTTTTAATTAATTATAAATTATAGTCCTATTCTAATAAACGCATTTATTTTAGCAGTACCAAGTAATTCGGAAACTTTTTTACTTTCATCAAATATAAATGGTTGTTCTAAAAGAATACTTTCAGCATAGAATTTGTTCATCATTCCTTCAACAATTTTAGGAATAACAGCTTCTGGTTTGCCAGATTCTTGAGCTTTTACTGTGTAAACTTCTAATTCTCTATCAATTATATCTTGAGGAATATCAGATTTCACTAATCCTAATGGATTCATAGAAGCAATTTGCATTGCTACATTTTTCATAATTTCTTCTGATGGATTTCCTTCAAAATCAATAGCTACTACAATTTTACACATATGTATATAATTATAAAGTGTTCCTTTTGCTTCAAGAATTTTCCACTCTGAAAGAATTACATTTTCACCTAATTTTGCGATAGCAGCTTTGCGCTCTTCGTCAATATTAACTGGTAATTCCGCTCCAGGAGTAAGATTAGCTGCAAGAAGCATCTTGGCAGTTTCTATAGCATATTGTTGAAAAACATCAGTTTTAGCAACAAAATCTGTTTCACAATTAACACGAAGACCTAAGCCTTTGTTACCTACTTGAGCAAAAGAAACAGTTCCTTCTTTCACTTCATTATCAGCTCTTTTACTTGCTTTTGCAAGTCCTTTTTGGCGAAGAATTTTAACAGCATCATCAATATTACCACTTGTTTCTTCAAGTGTTCTTTTGACATCCATTAATCCAGCACCTGTCATTTCTTTAACTTTTTTAATATCTTCCATCGTTACAGACATTTGATTCTCCTTATTTTTCATACCCTTGAGCAAGTTCATCAACAGAATCATCAAGAGTAGTTGGAGATGTAATGTTTTGTGCAATTGTATCAACAATCACCTCTTCTTCAACGATAAAATCTGTTTTTGCATGTGAACCAGCACCTTCTATAATAGCATCAGCCATAATAGCAGTTAATAATTCAACAGAACGAATAGCATCATCATTACCAGGAACTACATAATCAAGAAAATCCGGATCAATATTAGTATCAGCAATACCGAATACTTTGATTCCTAATTTTTTAGCTTCGAGAACAGCATTTATTTCTCTTTTAACATCCACAACCCATAAAGCTTGTGGAATTTTTTTCATATCACGGATACCATCATAAAATGCTAACATACGATCTAATTGTTTTTGAAGAGCAACACGTTCACGCTTGATCATTTGATCACCTTGTAACTCAATCTTACGCTCAAAACGTTTCATTTTTTCTACACTTTTACGCAATGTTGAATAGTTAGTAAGAGTTCCCCCTAACCAACGTTTGCTCACATGATACATTCCACAACGAGCACCTTGTTCTTTGATAGCTTGTTGTGCTTGTTTTTTTGTTCCTACGAAAAGAACTTGACCACCTTTTTCAGCGACCTCTTTCATAGCGGTATAAGCTTCTTTCAGCTTTTCCGTGGTGTAACGCAAGTCTATGATGTAAATCCCATTTCTTTTTGTGAAGATATAAGGTTTCATTTTGGGATTCCATCTTTTTGTCTGATGTCCGAAATGCACGCCTGCTTCAAGCAGATTTCGCATTAGCTCGGTATCATTATAAATTATGCTTGCCATATAGATTTGTCCTCCTAAGACATTTTTGTATATCTTGATATTATAACATAATATAACTTTGTAGTCAATATATAATATTGTGATTTTCATTAAAATCATCTATAATAACTTAAAATAGTAAAAGAGAAAATTATGATCCGAATTCAAGATTTTTCAATACAATATTCTGACTTCAATTTTTCTATTCCTTATCTACAATTGCCATCTACAGGTTTAATACTTATTCATGGAGCAAATGGCTCTGGAAAAACATCTCTTCTACTGAGCATAACAGGATTTAACAAATGTTATCAAGGGAATATTTATCTAAAAAATATCAATATTAAAGATCTATCTCACACTAATATTATCCAACAAGTTTCTTTTCTTCCTCAAATATCTACAATACTCCCTCCTATATCAGGATTAGAATTTGTACAACAAGGACTTTACCTCAAAGGTGAAGATCAAACCATATTCTTAATAGAACGATTGCAAATTTCTCATTTATTATCTAAAGATTGTCATACTATGTCAGGTGGTGAAAAACAACTGCTATCTTTTGTTAGAAATCTAGCTATCAAAAAATCAATTATTATTCTCGACGAACCGGATTCTTTTTTATCTAAATCGAATAGGCAGAAAATAATCGATCTTATTACCATACTATCTCATTCTCATCTTGTCTTATTTTCAAGCCATCAATACGAATTGTTTTCCCCTACTTTATTTTTAGAAATAAAAGAAATTACTGATTATCATTTTCAAATTATTCCCAAATAATAAACTTTAATGATTTGACATTTATTTATAATATACCTACTTTTGAGATAGGTACATATATCAAGGAGGTATATTATGAATAAATGTCAAAAAAATATTTCATTTGTCTATATTTCCATATTATCAATTTTTATATCTATATCAATAGGACATACCCAGTTCAACGATATAGACATGGATAATATGGAATTAATAACAAATCAAATAGATTATCAAAATAATATGAACAGAGAAGAAATTATATCACAAAATAACATATTAGATAATTCTCCAGAATTATCTACAGATGATTATCATTTTGGAATTTGGGTCAATTACCAACAACAGTTTGGTGCTATTGGAGATAAATTTTTAACTATTGGTGGACCAAGTTTTGGTTTCAATCTTGGTAAATATTTTTTCCTTGGTGGTGGTGTTTATTCTTCTTTTGGTCAACAAAATTTTGGTGGTGTTAATGACCATTCATTCGTATATGGCGGTGGGATTATGGGATTTCGTTGGAATCCTAACAATCCTGTTGTTTTTAGAACACAAGTATTGGTTGGAGCTATCGCATTTGACAGTATTTCAAGAAATATTCCAGGTCTTATTGAAAATCGATCAACATCATTAATAGTTGTTCCTGAAATTGCTTTTGATATTCGTTTAATAGGGTATCTATTTTTATCACTATCAGCTAATTATCGTTATGTACAGGAATTACCAGAAGAATGGTCTAAAATGAAGGGATTAGGTGCCTTATCTGGGGCTATAAGCTTAGGTTTATCTTTTTAATTTTTTACAAATTTAATCAAAATAAAAGCCTTTTCGTTAATGAAAAGGCTTTTATTTTTAATATAAATCATTATCATATAACAAACGATACATTCCATGGTTATAATTAATCACTTTAACATAATTCCGTGTTTCTTGATAATCTATTGCTTCTATAAACAAGTAATCGTCTTTAATATGTTTATATTTTTTACGCCAACGATTTACTGCTCCAGGACCTGCGTTATAGGCAGCCAAAGATAACAATACATTTCCATCCATCATATCATACATTTTTTTATGGTAATAAACACCCATCCTCATATTATCATAAAAATCATAATTTAATAAGCAGGGTTTTTTGAGCCAACGCTTGATATCTACAGCTGTATAAGGCATTACTTGTGCAAATCCGACAGCACCCACTTGTGAATAAACTCTTTTTCTAAAATGACTCTCTGCCATAAAAGAAGATAACATCCAATAAGCTAAATCTTCATCATTATCTACCCATTCTTTAATCAATCCAAATTCTGGTTTTGGGAAAATAACTTCTACTATTTCTTTTGGATAATTTGGTACATAAGTAGATCCAAACTGATCTCTAATATAAAAATACATTCTAAAAGCCAAATAACCTTCTATATCACTATTAATAAAAAGATCTCGATATTTATAATAATAACGAGCTGTATCATGCCAATTATTATTCGTTTTCATTACTGTTAGTACAGCATTTTCTATATAATCTTGTGTTTCAGGAGCTAAATTGCTCATTTGTGTTGAATATTTTTCTAAAATAGAAATTTTTGAAACACTCTTCAAATCTGCATAAACAATTTTATTAAACGCTTTTTGATCTGCATTTAATTTTTGATGATCTACATACTGAGAAAGCTCACTATCCACTAAAAAAGATTTGTAAAGCATTAATCGATCTTGTAACTTAAACTTAGGAATTTGTATCAAAATATTTTTGACTGCTTTCTCAAAGATTTCTCTAAATTCATTTCTCATTGCTTTTTCTTTATTCTTGGCTACAATACCAGAATAACCAAAAGCATCTTGAAAAATCAATCTCAAATAATTTCTATAGGCTTCTTCTTTTTTACCAAAATGCTCTTTAATCAAACCATGCATAAGAATAACTCGAGAATTTGTTGGATTAACAGATAAACCCAAATCTATAGCAATTTCAGCCTTTACCATATCATTCCGTATCAAAGCTCTAAACACTTGCAAATGTTGATCAATTACAAGTGTTTTATAATTTTTTTTGTACCAAGAAAGAACATAATCTGGGTCTTTATGAAATTCTATTCCATTTTTAGCTCTTTGGTAGAATTTTTTTTGATAATAATAATCTGCTTGTACAGCGACAATATCAGCCAACGCAGTTTTCTTTTTTCCTATCAAATACTCATATACATAGATATAAAATTCAAGACTAGATTTGGGATTTTCAATAATATAATCATACAATAAAAGAATAGAATCATTTTTATTGCCATCTAATTGCATTTTGCGAGATAAAATTTTTGTATAGTATTCCGAATCATTAAATAATTTTTTATATCTTTTAGCAAATAATAACGCTTCATCTCTGTAAGTCTTCACTCTAAGATTCATTTCAACAAGATTTGTCAGATCTTTTTTATTATTATATTTTGCTGGATCTAAATTATCTAATATATCAACATAAGCTAGGTTTTTAACAAATTCTTGCTGATGATTAA
Coding sequences:
- a CDS encoding ABC transporter ATP-binding protein; protein product: MIRIQDFSIQYSDFNFSIPYLQLPSTGLILIHGANGSGKTSLLLSITGFNKCYQGNIYLKNINIKDLSHTNIIQQVSFLPQISTILPPISGLEFVQQGLYLKGEDQTIFLIERLQISHLLSKDCHTMSGGEKQLLSFVRNLAIKKSIIILDEPDSFLSKSNRQKIIDLITILSHSHLVLFSSHQYELFSPTLFLEIKEITDYHFQIIPK
- a CDS encoding LysE family transporter, with amino-acid sequence MTYPLLAFLTLTFSSAITPGPNNIMSMTMGQKYGFKKSFIFIFGAILGHIILLFLLGYLNKVLFTIIPAIQNIMSIFGTIYLIYLAWIIYNSKGIDTKSTQENVLINKKIFISAFFFQFINPKAILFSITIFSTYAFPYFNDMYRISLMVLVMAFAMLLSLFVWSAFGSLLHEYMLKYRKSFNTIMASLLLYCALSIAKNIPFIQQLLSV
- the tsf gene encoding translation elongation factor Ts, which gives rise to MSVTMEDIKKVKEMTGAGLMDVKRTLEETSGNIDDAVKILRQKGLAKASKRADNEVKEGTVSFAQVGNKGLGLRVNCETDFVAKTDVFQQYAIETAKMLLAANLTPGAELPVNIDEERKAAIAKLGENVILSEWKILEAKGTLYNYIHMCKIVVAIDFEGNPSEEIMKNVAMQIASMNPLGLVKSDIPQDIIDRELEVYTVKAQESGKPEAVIPKIVEGMMNKFYAESILLEQPFIFDESKKVSELLGTAKINAFIRIGL
- the fliN gene encoding flagellar motor switch protein FliN, translating into MSDSVLSQDELDALLQGTSLESNNSDSISNSEEITLKKLFNDIGTARAVVLSKLTNSVVTLDQVNFLTGTNVKLVEDLTSAIVGNSSSITGNITGPWILFAPESSTLKITNKMLNTKSTELSDEIVETFGETISNMLSADIKILSDQLKTALSPSLAETQKHNNGADFIQTTGTLYRIGINLNIDGASYPFYIVSSIKFIKNIAKILNPQVNSSPNVQAASTGTMNSNNSTVNMIPAQFQQFNTPGNIEPLDNLALLLDVPMRVTVELGRTRMTIKDILNLGEGSIVELEKLAGEPVDVLVNDKLIALGEVVVIDENFSVRVTKVITPMERIFDRENLHGKGGV
- a CDS encoding lytic transglycosylase domain-containing protein is translated as MKKKLLLLTVVLGFSVCAKSEKNISYEQVLSDPLVSYRKGHYRNVVEIFENSLFKANTLELQYIWASSYLELREYKKSFQKFYLIDAKKLYGSKKYSYIFPFYVRKYLQVLIELDDPNILTPEEELAILDIVVLVPHDSPIRIYLDKELFSALWSSKNYEAMLILDKNLSQPGEAWVELAKNKLGKSYNIQNIINHQQEFVKNLAYVDILDNLDPAKYNNKKDLTNLVEMNLRVKTYRDEALLFAKRYKKLFNDSEYYTKILSRKMQLDGNKNDSILLLYDYIIENPKSSLEFYIYVYEYLIGKKKTALADIVAVQADYYYQKKFYQRAKNGIEFHKDPDYVLSWYKKNYKTLVIDQHLQVFRALIRNDMVKAEIAIDLGLSVNPTNSRVILMHGLIKEHFGKKEEAYRNYLRLIFQDAFGYSGIVAKNKEKAMRNEFREIFEKAVKNILIQIPKFKLQDRLMLYKSFLVDSELSQYVDHQKLNADQKAFNKIVYADLKSVSKISILEKYSTQMSNLAPETQDYIENAVLTVMKTNNNWHDTARYYYKYRDLFINSDIEGYLAFRMYFYIRDQFGSTYVPNYPKEIVEVIFPKPEFGLIKEWVDNDEDLAYWMLSSFMAESHFRKRVYSQVGAVGFAQVMPYTAVDIKRWLKKPCLLNYDFYDNMRMGVYYHKKMYDMMDGNVLLSLAAYNAGPGAVNRWRKKYKHIKDDYLFIEAIDYQETRNYVKVINYNHGMYRLLYDNDLY
- a CDS encoding DNA replication/repair protein RecF, which codes for MFLEQIKLINFRSFEELTIDTFTQINCLVGENGAGKTNFLEGLYLLSSNRGFRTGDRKELTNRNADGFFIQGVFDGEIIERTVSEKNKKLTISKQSIPSNQLRTHNPVIAFSPNDIFLATGASETRRRFFDAAIALRDAEYSDYLAKYERALRQRNASLKKDPKNADIWNEALITNGAKIIKKRLDFVKLLIPKVETLYQQFTKGTATLKYFNNFKLSQNIEEALQNALKQSKSEDLRRKHTSKGPHRDDITLLINNLPAAKSGSQGQNRTLSFALKIGAVEIIEETLGRKPILLIDDALLEVDPKRRQYIFDKFYHSGLQLFFTGTTKEFFSFINVSEPINFIDFDH
- the rpsB gene encoding 30S ribosomal protein S2 yields the protein MRNLLEAGVHFGHQTKRWNPKMKPYIFTKRNGIYIIDLRYTTEKLKEAYTAMKEVAEKGGQVLFVGTKKQAQQAIKEQGARCGMYHVSKRWLGGTLTNYSTLRKSVEKMKRFERKIELQGDQMIKRERVALQKQLDRMLAFYDGIRDMKKIPQALWVVDVKREINAVLEAKKLGIKVFGIADTNIDPDFLDYVVPGNDDAIRSVELLTAIMADAIIEGAGSHAKTDFIVEEEVIVDTIAQNITSPTTLDDSVDELAQGYEK